A single Capsicum annuum cultivar UCD-10X-F1 unplaced genomic scaffold, UCD10Xv1.1 ctg83390, whole genome shotgun sequence DNA region contains:
- the LOC124895668 gene encoding oxygen-evolving enhancer protein 1, chloroplastic gives MAASLQAAATLMQPTKVGARNNLQLRSAQSVSKAFGVEPAAARLTCSLQTEIKELAQKCTDAAKIAGFALATSALVVSGANAEGVPKRLTFDEIQSKTYMEVKGTGTANQCPTIEGGVDSFAFKPGKYTAQKFCLEPTSFTVKAEGVSKNSAPEFQKTKLMTRLTYTLDEIEGPFEVSPDGTVKFEEKDGIDYAAVTVQLPGGERVPFLFTIKQLVASGKPENFSGEFLVPSYRGSSFLDPKGRGGSTGYDNAVALPAGGRGDEEELEKENVKNTASSTGKITLSVTKSKPETGEVIGVFESIQPSDTDLGAKVPKDVKIQGIWYAQLE, from the exons ATGGCTGCCTCTCTACAAGCAGCTGCAACTCTTATGCAACCAACAAAGGTTGGTGCTAGAAACAACCTGCAGTTGAGGTCTGCACAAAGTGTGAGCAAAGCATTTGGTGTTGAACCAGCTGCAGCCAGGCTCACTTGCTCTTTGCAAACTGAAATCAAGGAATTGGCTCAGAAATGCACTGATGCTGCCAAGATTGCTGGTTTTGCCCTTGCCACTTCTGCTCTCGTCGTCTCA GGAGCAAATGCCGAAGGAGTTCCAAAACGTCTAACCTTCGACGAAATTCAAAGCAAGACATACATGGAAGTAAAGGGAACTGGAACTGCTAACCAGTGCCCTACAATTGAAGGAGGTGTGGACAGCTTTGCCTTCAAACCAGGCAAGTACACTGCCCAGAAATTCTGCTTAGAGCCCACATCATTCACGGTCAAGGCAGAGGGTGTGAGCAAGAACTCAGCCCCAGAATTCCAGAAAACCAAGCTCATGACACGCTTAACCTACACTCTTGATGAGATTGAGGGACCATTCGAAGTGTCTCCTGACGGCACTGTTAAGTTTGAGGAGAAGGATGGAATTGATTATGCTGCTGTTACAGTTCAGCTTCCTGGTGGTGAGCGTGTGCCCTTCCTCTTCACTATCAAGCAGCTAGTGGCAAGCGGCAAACCAGAAAACTTTAGTGGTGAGTTCCTTGTGCCATCATACAGAGGTTCATCCTTCCTTGACCCAAAGGGCCGGGGTGGATCTACTGGCTATGACAACGCTGTTGCCTTGCCTGCCGGAGGGAGAGGAGACGAGGAGGAGCTTGAGAAGGAGAATGTAAAGAACACTGCATCTTCAACAGGAAAGATCACCTTGAGTGTTACCAAGAGCAAGCCAGAGACTGGTGAGGTCATTGGAGTATTTGAGAGCATCCAGCCATCTGATACAGATCTGGGAGCAAAGGTCCCCAAGGATGTAAAAATCCAGGGTATCTGGTATGCCCAACTTGAATAA
- the LOC124895667 gene encoding pentatricopeptide repeat-containing protein At1g20230-like codes for MLSKPNSQFLRALPPCGDIRRARQLFDEIPNPDIQSWTLLITAYKKSGFPEEALKVYEELGERKVLPDQLALLSVTKACAALGNLIKAKGIHQDVIRFGYRSDLLLGNALIDMYGKCKYAQGARDVFDNLRAKDVISWTSMSSCYVNCKLPREALMTFREMRLKGVRPNPVTLSSVLPACSDLKSLNLGREIHGYIVRNGIHDNVYVSSALVDMYASCSSIKQAELVFNSTHQSDYVLCNVIMSAYFSNGECDKALRIFDQLRKGRTKLNHDSWNSVIGGCIQSGRTDKALQILHEMQQSGVKPNKITITSVLPACIDLGSIRRGKEIHGCLLRHLFLEDETVFTALVFMYAKCGDLELSKRVFYVMPKKDTIAWNTMIIGNSMHGKGEEALLLFREMASSGVKPNSVTFTGVLSGCSHSQLVDKGLMIFYSMRKEHGIEPDSEHYSCMVDALSRAGRLEQAYNFIQSMPMKPSAAAWGALLGACRVYKNVEMARAAGEQLLEIEPENAGNYVLLSNIFEAAKLREEASKIRKLMRERGIIKVPGCSWIQVKDKVHTFVVGDKNSAQTADIYRFLTEVGEKMRLAGYLPCTDLVGQDLDAEEKEYSLCNHSERLAAAFGILNLDGASSIRVFKNLRICGDCHNAMQYLAKIVGVQIIVRDPLRFHHFKDGLCSCSDFW; via the coding sequence ATGCTCTCGAAGCCAAACTCCCAGTTCCTGCGTGCACTTCCACCATGTGGAGATATACGACGTGCCCGTCAATTGTTCGATGAAATTCCCAACCCAGATATACAATCGTGGACGCTCTTGATCACCGCATACAAAAAAAGCGGCTTTCCAGAAGAAGCATTGAAAGTCTATGAGGAATTGGGGGAAAGGAAAGTCCTTCCTGATCAGCTGGCACTGTTATCGGTAACCAAGGCTTGTGCTGCTTTGGGCAACCTGATAAAGGCAAAAGGGATTCACCAAGATGTAATCAGATTTGGTTATCGCTCTGATTTGCTCCTTGGAAATGCACTGATTGACATGTATGGAAAGTGTAAATACGCTCAAGGTGCAAGAGATGTTTTTGATAATTTACGTGCTAAAGATGTAATCTCTTGGACGTCGATGAGTTCGTGTTATGTTAACTGTAAACTTCCAAGAGAGGCGCTAATGACTTTCCGTGAAATGAGGTTGAAGGGAGTGAGACCTAATCCTGTTACATTGTCTTCTGTACTTCCCGCCTGCTCAGatttgaaaagtttgaatttgGGTAGAGAGATTCACGGGTATATCGTTAGAAATGGAATACACGATAATGTGTATGTTAGCAGTGCTCTTGTGGACATGTATGCTAGTTGTTCAAGTATCAAACAAGCGGAGTTAGTATTTAATAGTACACATCAGTCTGACTATGTTTTATGCAATGTCATTATGTCAGCATATTTCTCAAATGGGGAATGTGACAAAGCACTTCGCATCTTTGATCAGTTGCGAAAAGGAAGAACTAAACTGAATCACGATTCCTGGAATTCTGTTATTGGAGGGTGCATACAAAGTGGAAGGACAGATAAGGCGCTtcaaatacttcatgaaatgCAGCAGTCAGGTgtaaaaccaaataaaatcacaatcaCCAGTGTGTTACCTGCTTGTATAGATCTAGGAAGCATAAGAAGAGGTAAGGAGATTCATGGTTGTCTCCTTCGGCATTTATTCTTGGAAGATGAGACAGTGTTCACTGCTTTGGTATTCATGTATGCTAAATGTGGTGATCTGGAACTATCCAAAAGAGTCTTCTATGTGATGCCAAAAAAAGATACTATTGCTTGGAACACAATGATTATTGGAAATTCAATGCATGGGAAGGGAGAGGAAGCCTTGCTGCTTTTCCGCGAAATGGCAAGTTCAGGGGTGAAACCCAACTCCGTTACCTTTACTGGCGTCTTATCAGGTTGCAGCCATTCCCAGCTGGTAGACAAGGGCCTTATGATATTTTATTCAATGAGAAAGGAGCATGGAATTGAACCTGATTCAGAACATTATTCATGCATGGTTGATGCTCTAAGCCGTGCTGGTCGGCTAGAACAGGCATATAATTTCATCCAAAGCATGCCCATGAAACCAAGTGCTGCTGCTTGGGGAGCATTGCTTGGTGCATGTAGAGTATATAAGAACGTGGAAATGGCACGAGCTGCTGGAGAACAGCTGTTGGAGATTGAGCCAGAAAATGCTGGGAACTATGTTTTGTTGTCCAATATTTTTGAAGCTGCCAAACTACGAGAGGAGGCCTCAAAAATTAGGAAATTGATGAGAGAAAGAGGAATTATTAAAGTTCCTGGCTGTAGCTGGATTCAAGTGAAAGACAAAGTGCATACTTTTGTTGTCGGTGACAAGAATAGTGCTCAAACTGCAGACATTTACCGCTTTTTGACTGAAGTAGGTGAAAAGATGAGGTTAGCCGGGTATTTACCCTGTACGGACCTTGTTGGACAAGATCTTGATGCAGAGGAGAAGGAATACAGTTTGTGCAATCATAGCGAGAGGCTTGCTGCTGCCTTTGGGATTCTTAATTTAGACGGTGCGTCATCCATTAGGGTGTTCAAAAACTTGAGAATATGTGGAGATTGCCATAATGCCATGCAGTATTTGGCTAAAATTGTTGGGGTGCAGATCATTGTGAGAGATCCTCTTAGGTTTCATCATTTTAAAGATGGGTTATGCTCCTGTAGCGATTTTTGGTGA
- the LOC124895670 gene encoding uncharacterized protein LOC124895670 (The sequence of the model RefSeq protein was modified relative to this genomic sequence to represent the inferred CDS: added 46 bases not found in genome assembly), which produces MPSVFICGLSASENPFNGILTGLLTHGSGEFGKYYSLPALNDPCFKKRKAAMQLKRRETYRLRKNSRSHAFLVDPTTAVSERITSASCNSDFPQQTALTIRELPTLPEKASSYQICTNEPQDNLTRGEQICSSLSIYEIGCTSGMSTPHVATLMPTKGHTRIKKSVLLL; this is translated from the exons ATGCCTTCTGTCTTTATTTGTGGACTTTCAG CTTCAGAGAATCCGTTTAACGGAATCCTCACTGGTCTTCTCACGCACGGAAGTGGTGAATTCGGAAAATACTACAGCCTACCCGCCCTGAATGATCCCTGTTTTA ATTGAGAAAAAATTCCAGAAGTCACGCCTTTCTTGTAGATCCCACAACTGCCGTCTCAGAAAGAATCACATCAGCTAGCTGCAACTCTGATTTTCCACAACAAACTGCTCTCACCATACGAGAATTACCAACACTTCCTGAAAAAG CTTCTAGCTATCAAATTTGTACGAATGAACCCCAAGATAATTTAACCAGAGGGGAACAAATATGTAGTTCTTTGTCCATCTATGAAATAG GGTGCACATCGGGTATGTCTACACCACATGTTGCAACCTTAATGCCAACGAAAG GTCATACGCGGATAAAAAAAAGTGTCCTGCTATTATAG